The Carassius carassius chromosome 9, fCarCar2.1, whole genome shotgun sequence genome includes a region encoding these proteins:
- the LOC132149612 gene encoding monocyte to macrophage differentiation factor-like isoform X2 produces MNTRASANCRYQPTCYEHAANCYTHALLIVPAFVGMALLHRLSDDRWERITAWVYGMGLIALFLVSTVFHIISWKKSHMRTMEHCFHMCDRVVIYFFIAASYTPWLNLRELGPLAAHMRWFVWLMAAAGTIYVFNYHEKYKLVELAFYLTMGFFPALVVTSMNNTDGLYELAFGGLVYCLGVVFFKSDGVIPFAHAIWHIFVALAAAIHYYAIYEYLYHSPSLEDIRDV; encoded by the exons ATGAACACCCGGGCGAGTGCAAACTGCCGTTACCAGCCCACGTGTTACGAGCACGCGGCCAACTGCTACACCCACGCG CTGCTGATTGTGCCGGCGTTCGTGGGAATGGCTCTGTTACACCGGCTGTCAGATGACCGCTGGGAGCGGATCACGGCCTGGGTGTACGGCATGGGTCTGATCGCTCTGTTCCTCGTCTCCACGGTCTTTCACATCATTTCCTGGAAAAAGAGCCACATGCG GACCATGGAGCACTGCTTTCACATGTGTGACAGAGTCGTCATATACTTCTTTATCGCTGCCTCTTACACACCATG GCTCAATCTGCGGGAGCTCGGGCCTCTCGCTGCTCACATGCGCTGGTTCGTGTGGCTGATGGCGGCCGCTGGGACCATCTATGTGTTTAACTACCACGAGAA gtatAAGTTAGTGGAGCTGGCGTTTTATCTGACCATGGGCTTCTTTCCTGCGCTGGTGGTGACATCAATG AATAACACAGACGGGCTGTATGAGCTGGCGTTCGGAGGCTTGGTCTACTGCCTGGGCGTCGTCTTCTTCAAATCGGACGGCGTGATTCCATTCGCTCATGCCATCTGGCACATATTCGTGGCTCTTGCTGCCGCCATCCACTATTACGCCATCTATGAGTACCTGTACCACAGTCCCTCGCTGGAGGACATCAGGGATGTTTGA
- the LOC132149613 gene encoding small integral membrane protein 36-like, with protein MSFIADDVEIDPVTLNLIILIASYVILLLVFLISCILYDCQGKDPTKEYAPDPEPNINTAPIRLVVMQSSPANARWDQNKMMTSYDPPGAEKKSTLV; from the coding sequence ATGAGCTTCATCGCTGACGATGTGGAGATAGACCCGGTCACCCTCAACCTCATCATCCTGATCGCCAGCTATGTCATCCTCCTCCTCGTCTTCCTCATCTCCTGCATCCTCTACGACTGCCAGGGCAAGGACCCCACCAAGGAGTACGCACCCGACCCCGAGCCCAACATCAACACAGCTCCCATCCGGCTGGTGGTCATGCAGAGTTCACCCGCCAATGCCAGGTGGGACCAGAACAAGATGATGACCAGTTACGATCCTCCTGGTGCCGAGAAAAAGAGTACTTTGGTCTGA
- the LOC132149612 gene encoding monocyte to macrophage differentiation factor-like isoform X1, with translation MKRVNSFQRFMNTRASANCRYQPTCYEHAANCYTHALLIVPAFVGMALLHRLSDDRWERITAWVYGMGLIALFLVSTVFHIISWKKSHMRTMEHCFHMCDRVVIYFFIAASYTPWLNLRELGPLAAHMRWFVWLMAAAGTIYVFNYHEKYKLVELAFYLTMGFFPALVVTSMNNTDGLYELAFGGLVYCLGVVFFKSDGVIPFAHAIWHIFVALAAAIHYYAIYEYLYHSPSLEDIRDV, from the exons ATGAAGAGGGTTAACAGTTTCCAGAG GTTTATGAACACCCGGGCGAGTGCAAACTGCCGTTACCAGCCCACGTGTTACGAGCACGCGGCCAACTGCTACACCCACGCG CTGCTGATTGTGCCGGCGTTCGTGGGAATGGCTCTGTTACACCGGCTGTCAGATGACCGCTGGGAGCGGATCACGGCCTGGGTGTACGGCATGGGTCTGATCGCTCTGTTCCTCGTCTCCACGGTCTTTCACATCATTTCCTGGAAAAAGAGCCACATGCG GACCATGGAGCACTGCTTTCACATGTGTGACAGAGTCGTCATATACTTCTTTATCGCTGCCTCTTACACACCATG GCTCAATCTGCGGGAGCTCGGGCCTCTCGCTGCTCACATGCGCTGGTTCGTGTGGCTGATGGCGGCCGCTGGGACCATCTATGTGTTTAACTACCACGAGAA gtatAAGTTAGTGGAGCTGGCGTTTTATCTGACCATGGGCTTCTTTCCTGCGCTGGTGGTGACATCAATG AATAACACAGACGGGCTGTATGAGCTGGCGTTCGGAGGCTTGGTCTACTGCCTGGGCGTCGTCTTCTTCAAATCGGACGGCGTGATTCCATTCGCTCATGCCATCTGGCACATATTCGTGGCTCTTGCTGCCGCCATCCACTATTACGCCATCTATGAGTACCTGTACCACAGTCCCTCGCTGGAGGACATCAGGGATGTTTGA